The region GCGCAACCTGAGCGTGACGGGGCAGGGCCGGATCGGCATGATCGCCACCAACACCATCGCCCAGGGCGACACCCGCGAGGTCGGCCTCGACCAGGCGGTGATGGACCTGCACTGGACCATCTACCGCGCCAACAAGTCGCAACCCTGGCCCGGCAGCGCCTCCCTGGAGGTATCCCTGCTCTGGCTCGGCCACGCCGGCACAGGCGAGAAGCGCATCCTCGACGGCCGTTCGGTGCGCGGCATCACCCCATCGCTCGACGCTGAGTCCCGGGTCAAGGGCAACCCCCACCGCCTCGACGCCAACGCCGACCAGGCGTTCCAGGGTTCCAACATCCTCGGCACCGGCTTCCTCCTAGAGCCGGAGCAGGCCCAAGCGCTCATCGGCAAGGACCCACGTAACAAGGAGGTGCTGTTCCCCTACCTCAACGGGGAAGACCTCAACAGCCGGCCGGAGTGCTCCGCTCGCCGCTGGGTCATCAACTTCCACAACTGGCCAATTGAGCGAGCCCAGGAATACAAGGACTGCTTCGCCATCGTCGAACGCGAAGTAAAACCGTTCCGAGCAACCAACAAGCGCACGGCCCGCCGAGAGCGGTGGTGGCAGTTTGCCGAAAGAGCCCCGGCCCTATACGAGGCATCCGAAAGACTCGACCGCGTCCTCGTCATCGCCCAAACCAGTCGCACACAGATGCCCGCTCTAGTTCCAGCAGATCAGGTTCTGTCTCACATGCTTGTCGTGATTGCCACTGATAAGAGTGCCGCCTTAGCATTACATTCAAGCGACTTTCAATACTGGTGGACAGAAAAATACGCAGCAAGCATGAAGAACGACCTTCGCTTCATACCCTCTGACTGTTACGAGACGTTCCCCAAGCCAGACTTGACCGAGCAGATGGATCGAATCACAACGGAGTTGGACTCGTACCGGCGGTCGGTGATGTTGGGGCGGGAGTCGGGGCTGACGAAGCTCTACAACCTGGTCCACGACGAGGGCGTCACCAGCGCAGACATCCGACGGCTGCGGGAAATCCACGTCGAAATCGATGAGGCGGTGGCCGAGGCGTACGACTGGTCGGATCTGAGGCTCGGGCATGGCTTCCACGAGACTCGCCAGGGCATCCGGTACACCATCGACCCCGCCGTCCAGGTGGAGGTGCTGGACCGGCTACTCGAACTCAACCACCAGCGCTACGCCGAGGAGCAGGCCAAGGGGCTTCACTCGGGTCCGCGCCGCAAGGTAACCAAGAAGGCGAAAGGAATCCCCGCTCCGCGTACCCCAGGGTCTGCAACCTCAGCGCCGGTCGGCCTACAAGACGGCCTCTTCCCTCCACCCGACGCTCTCTTCTAACCTCGGTTCAACCTTCCCGTGGAGGACGGATCATGCCGCACACTGAGAAGATCACCGGCGAGCTGCAAGCACTGATGAGCGGTGTGGAGCGAACGCAGAGTTTGGCCGAAGTAACCGCCCACCAAGCGCAGGAGGTGGCGCTGCGAGCTGCGGGCGCGGGGTTTGCCTCCGTTGCGGCCGGCATGCTGCGGGTCCGGGAAGCGGTCGCCGCCTTCCAAAGTGGGCTAGGTGGCCTCGCGGCAGCGATCGGTGATGCAACACGGGCTACCGCTGCTGTGCCCGAGGGCACCTCGCCACAGGAGGCGACCGCCGGGCTGAGACTCGTGCAGAACGCCATCGACGCGGTACGGGAGAGGGTTGCCGGTCTCGTTTCCCAGGTTGACGGGGTCCGGCAACTCGTCGTTACAGTACTTCAGGGCGGACAACCAGGGCCACTCCTGCAAACACTCGGGAACATCAAGGAGACCTTGGCACTGATAGCCCAACGCTCCGATACCGCGCGTCAGTCCGTTGACACTGCAATCGCCGAGGCGGGGCAGTTAGGGGCACCGGGAAACTGACCTGGGCTGGCGGTTCTACACCGACCAGCCCGGCGATCACCGATCACAGCACCCCCGTGCCGTGGACCCGGCGCCCCACAGGTGTTCCCGGTGGAACGCCAACTGGGCCACGCACAAAGGTCTCACCGAAGGACGGTCCTCGTCAGCAGCGCGCCTTGGAGCTGGAGAACCAGTGCGCCGATACAGTCGCGCGTATGGGCTACCTGGTCCATCAAAACCCAACCAAACAGGAAGCCACCGAAGCGCGGCTAAACACTGGCGATGCGGGCGACCCGGATAGAACCCCGGACTATCTGCTCGAACGCCATGTCTTCGATTGCTACTCCCCGACCCCCGATAAGTCGACGCGCGGCATATGGAGCCAGGTCTCCACAAAAATTCAAAATCGGCAGACTCAACGAATAGCCCTAAACCTCCAGGACTGGGGCGGGGACCTTACCTCCCTACAGAAGCAGTTTGACGACTGGCCCATATCTAACCTAAAGGAGCTAGTGGCGTTGACAAGAGATGGTTCACTAATTCAGATAGTACGACAGGATTGAGAGGACTCTCCGAATGGCAATCGAGTATCAGTTGACCCTGGCGGGCGATATTCCTTTGGAGCAGATAGCTAGCCTGGCCGCCCCACAGGCTACCGAGGCTCCACCGCTGCCGGGGTATCCGCGACTGTTCAGCGCCGCACTAGAAGACGAGTGTGGCTACGCGATCAGTATCACAGCAGGCAACCATGGCTACTATGAGGCGAAGGACGATGACGGCTCATCATGGGAGTGGGAGCCAGAGGCATATATTGACATCATCTTCCGCCTACCCAAGGACGACCTTACTCGGAAAGGGGTTCCGAATATGGTCGCGACCGTAGGTCGAATTCTCGCCGCACGCCCCGAGGATGCTGCCCTAACGCTGAACGGCGACTGGCTACTACTCACGCGGATTCAAGGAAGAATCCACAAATACAACAAAGCCGAATGGTACAACGAAAGCTACAACGAACTCTTCAAATGATCACCCTAAAGGCAGACAAATTTCTGACATCGCAGCCACCTAAGCTATGCACCTTCACCGACCCGATTCTCGCCTGCCCTGGGTGTGACTCTTTGAGAAACAAATGCGCGAACATCGCCAAGGACCACATGCCCCTACACCTTCAACTGGAAGATCGATTCCGCGCCACATATCGACAACATCGCTGGCAAGTGCGATCTTGAATGCTGTCGAGAAGAAGTCGAGCAGAATCAGACTCAGCGCGTGGTACTAAATCCCCAAGATTGGCACAGACCAACATTGTCCGTTGAATATTGGCTGACGCTCGCTGGCAATATACCGCTTGAGGACGTTGCGAAGCTGGCAGTTCCAGATGCCACCGAATCGACTACGCCGTCAGGCGAGCGGATGCTCAGCGCAGACCTCAACGAAGAGTGCGGCTACGTTGTAGACATCATCTCTGGCAGTCAGGGCTACTACCAGGCAGAAAACGATGGCGGCACCCTGTGGCGGTGGGATCCAGAGACCTATGTAGAGGTGAGCTTCTACATGCGCAAAGACACTCTGACCGCCAAGGGAAAGCCCAACATGCTGAGGGCGGTGGCTAGAGTTCTGGCCGGTTTTACCGAGGATGCGTCACTAACGCTCAACGGCGATTGGTTGATGCTCACCCGATTCGATGGGAAGCTGCACAAGCACAACATGGACGGATGGTATGACAAGGAATACGACAGCATCCTTCCCCAATAAACAGACGACGACACAACGGACGGTTGCAGAACTTGTCGAGTACTCGTCCAGAGATTCCGAGAGGATAAAGCAATGAGCCTCACCGCAGTCTGGACGATCCTGACGCCGGAAGCTGAGAACTCTGGTGGTGAGATGGTAGTCCGCACATCCGACGATGTCGACGCGCTCATCATGGCGCTCAGTCAGCCCGGCTCGACGGCCGCACTTGTCCAGCATCAGGATCGCCCCACCGTTTACGACGAAGATCTTGGCGATATCCCCGACCACGATGTGACCATCGGCATATGGCGGGGGTTCGGCTATCTCAGCTTCGCCGACCTGGAGCACGAATTTATGTACTCGGACGGCGAGTCTGACTCCCCCAGCTTCGCTGGACACTACACCGAATACCCGGCCGGATCGGGAGTCAACCTGGCAACTCTCCGCGCTGCACTCGTGGAGTTCCTAGAAACCGCCCAACGCCCAACTAATATTCACTGGAAGGAAGACAGCTAGCTACATGTGCTCTGCCGCAACCTCTTCGACTTCCTTAATGAATTCTTCAAGCTGGCTTTCGGTGAAATTGGCATCCTGAAGGAGGGTTGCAAGAATCGCAATCTGCGCTGACAGTGCAGCTTCGGGATCGATGTCATCGACAGGGTCAGCCTCGCCAAGTGCCGCCCTAATCATTCCTTCCATCTCCAGGGCCGGAAGCGTGTCTCCCTCCTGGTACCGAGCACGTGTTTCTCTGACGAACTGAGCAATGCGTTGGAGACCTTGCCCATAAAATCGACGGTCAACGGCCAACGCAAAGGCTGCGCTGATGGTCTGCGACCCACCCTCCCAGCCAAGCCTGTTCAGTTCATTCAGAAGGCGATCGACCGTCTCCCAGTCCTGTCGAGCCATCGCCCGAATGAGGTCGCTAAGCTCTTTTCTCGGCTCCACGCGCCAGGTCAGCCCAGGAGACCGCTGTATTCACGGGCAGCGGCAGAACTGCCCTGGATCAGGACGGCAGCCTGGGCAACTGCGGCTTTGACTTCCTCAATGCTGGCCATGCGATCCTCCCTGCAAGCCGCCGTGGAGCGGCCGGACACGGACAGGCGCATCAGCGGGAATTCGTGACCCCCACCTGACCAGTCGGACACTATCCGATCCGACCAACCTCATGCAGTCCCCAACGGCCTCCCCCAAAGCCCCTTCTTCCCTCTCGGTGACAGTTCCACGACAGCACGCCGCTCAATGCTGATGATCGTTGATAGGTTTCAGGCCGTCGGATCGATGGGTTACGGGGGCATTTGTGGGTCAGCCGCTGCGGGTGAACATTCCGGGACTACGTGCGTTGGGCGGCGAGGTGGTCGGTCACGGCGCGGCATTGAAGCGGGACGTGACTGCGGTGGTGGGGCAACTCGCGCCCGGACCGGGGCCGGGTGTAGCCGGCTGGGCAGCCTTCGCCGCGCTGGGCAAGGCGGCAGCGGGCTGGAACGACTTCCTCACCGGCCTGGGTAGTCGCATGGAAGATACCGGGGGAAAAATCATCGACGCGGCCAACCAATATCAGGCCACTGACGAACGCGCGGGACAGCGCAACCAGGTGCGACCCCGATGACCATCACCTTCGAGATGTTGCTGGCCGCAGACGGTGCCGCGTACTCCCGGTCCGGTGTGATGTGGGATCAGCTCGGCCGGTCCCTGGACGGCCACGCCGACAACCTGGCGGTGACCGTACGCAAGCTTCCGGACGTGTGGGAATCCGGGCCAGCCGCCACCGCCGCCACCGCCCACTGCGATGGCCTCCGTAAGGAGACGGACTCCACCTATCGGCCGGTGCTGGCCATCGCCCAGGCGCTGGCGCAACACGGCGACGGCGTCGCAGCACTACGGGCACAGGCCGAAGCTCTCATCATTGAGGGCCGGCGGCTACGAGTCCTGGTGGGGCCGGACGGGTCGCTCACCATGGACCCCGATTACCCCGACGTGGGCACCGCCCGCGCGCTGACCACCCTGGCCGAACGCCGCGACGAGATCCTCCGGCGGGCCGCCGACCTGGACGCGCGTACCGCAAAGCTCATCGCCGAGAACACGGCCTCAGCTTCCGGTGCCCCAGCTGCACGTGTCGATCGGACCAGTGTCCCGCCGAAGGGGACCGACCCCGCCACGGTCAAGAAGTGGTGGGACTCGCTGACCCCGGCACAGCGCCGCTACGTCACCACCGAGTATCCGGATCTGATCGGCAACCTCGACGGCGTACCCGTCAGCAACCGTGACATGGCCAACCGGATCGTCCTCGACCGCGACCACGACACGCTCACCGCCCGGCGAGCCGAGTTGGAAGCCCGGGAGGCGCACATCCGGGCGCTGCTCGACCAGGGGCGCGGTAGGGAGCTGTATCCCGGGTCAACGAATCCGACCGGCATGGCGTTCGCCGAGCTCGACCGGATCAGGGCCGAAAGAGCAGAGGCCGACGGCACGCTGCGGGGCATTGAGCGCATCAGCCAGCGCCTCGCCGACCCGACCAAGCCCCGCGCGTACCTGATCGGTTTCTCCTCTGCCGACGACGGCCGGGCCATCGTGTCGGTCGGCAACCCGGACGCGGCTAACAACGTGCTGACCTGGGTGCCGGGCACCGGCGCTGAGCTGTCCAAGATCGGCGGCGACATCATCCGGACGGACCGAATGGCAGAGGATGCCAGGAAAGCCGACCCCACTCGAGAGACAGCCGTGCTGCTGTGGCTTGGCTACGACGCGCCCGACAGCATCCCAGAAGCCGCACAGGACAAGTACGCCGACAACGGGGCGCCGGACCTGTCCCGCTTCCAGAATGGTCTGCGAGTCACCCATGACGATGAACCATCTCGCAACGTCGTACTCGGACACAGCTACGGGTCCACCGTCATCGGCCACACGGTCACCGGTCCCGGTATCAACGCCAACGACCTGATCTTCCTCGGCTCGCCCGGCGTCGACGTCAACTCGGTCAACGACCTCAACGGCTTCCCACCGGATCGGGTATGGGCCTCCCGCGCCGAACACGACATGATCAAACGCATACCCGACTGGGACCTTGCCCACGGCAACGACCCGACCCGCGACGACTTCGGTGCCCGGACCTTCCGCAGCGACCCCGGCGACCCAGACAACGAAGGCAAGACCCACTCCGCCTACTGGGACGAAGGCAACGAAGCTCGCCTCAACGTTTCTCGAATCGTCACCGGCAAACACGACGAGGTCACCAGATGAATCACTCCAGGCAATGGCGGCTCGCGCTAGTGGCACTCCTCGTCACCGCCAGCTTGGCGACGGCCTGTGGAAAGGATAAAGGCATGCAGCCCACCGAAAACAAAGAGCAGGCGACCCAGACGGTTAAGAACATCGTGCAGGAGGCATTCCAGCAGCTTCCACCGGGTGCCGAGCTGGAAATGACCCGCGCCGGTATTGGCGAGCTCCCCTGTGATGATCCCACCGACGGCGGACCCGCCGGACGAATATTTATCGAGATCGACTATCAGGTGCGCTTCAAGCAAACCTGGCCGTCCGAGCAGACGATATCCATATTGGCCGGGTACTGGGAGCGACACAACTACAAGATCGTTCGCGATTCGCGGGCCCACAAAAGCCCGCAACTTGTCGTCGAACGCCGCGACGACGGCTACCGGGTCATCATCGAACTGTGGGACCGTGGTGGCTACTACGACGTCTACCTCGGCGGCAGCTCACCCTGCGTCTGGGAAACCGGCACCCCCGACCCTCAGTAAGCGATGTCAGAGCCTTGGCGCTTCCTCCGCTCTGATGGTGATAACGATGGCGATTCAACTCGTGGTAGCAAGGCCCGGTTAGGTCGAGGCTGGAGGCACAGGTGAGGACAGTACGACGTGGCCTGCTTGAAGCGGCGGTTCTATACACGCTCGGAATGCTCGTCGCGGCGCTGGGCGCGGCCGGATGGACTCTGGCGGATAACGGCAGCTTCCGCTGGCGATTCGGCGTACTCCTTGTCGTCAGCGGCACTCTCCTCACCCTTACCGGCGGCGGCCTCCAGATGAGCCGGTTTGCGACCAAGGAGATAAGGGTGCTCCTCGGGGCATCCCCCGAGCGGGAAACCGCGACAGGCAGTCAGGTGCTCACCAGCTTCGGCGTTTTCCTGCTCGTCGCCGTCCCGCTCATCGCGACTGGCATGACCCTCACGGCGTAGGCAACCGTCGTACGTGCGCTGAACACCGGTAGCAGTAGGGCGCATCCGACGGAAGCCACCTCGGGAGCGCTGATTCAGATGCTCATCAGGTAGCCGCGCAGATCTTCGTTCGCGAGCCGCAGCAAGGTCAGGGAATCTTCGACATGAGTACGGGCGCTGGTAAGGCGCGCGTGGGTCTGCTGAACAACCTCGGACCGGCCGCCGGACAACATCATCATCACCCGGTCATGTGTCCCCCGCATCGCCTCGCTCACGCCGCCCAGCGCCTCATGCGCCCGCTCGATCTGCTGGATGACATCCCCGATGCCAGAAATGACCTGCCCGGCCTCACCGATCGGCCCGCTCCAGAAGTGCGCCACCCGTGGCGTACGGGTCCGGCCGTTGCTCCCGCTCCCCCGTCGACAGCCGCGCCCACCAGCACCGCCTACCTGACTGTCCTGAGAACCGGCCGCCGCCCGCTGTTCACGCCGTTCCCGCAGATGGTCCATGCCCGCCGCGACAAAGGCTTTGCCGCTGGAACCGAGCAGGCCACCGAGGATCGCACCACCGGTCGCAGCCATCGACGGGTTCAACGGAACCCCGAGTCGCGTGGCGGCAACCCCGAGCAGCATTCCGAGAGCCGCACCACCCCACTCCGCAAGCTTCCCGAGCCCTTCCTTCGCACCCTCATACTTCAACCGCCGCGCGAACGGCCGTTCCTTGGGCTCCTGACGCTGTCCCCTGCGGCGATACCTCATGATCCAACGAGGGGATCAAGGAAGCCGCAGCTCGTCGCGATAATCATCGGCAGATTTTGGGCGACTTCGCCCGCCACGCTCGCCGGAGTGAAGCCCAGCGGCTCCCCGCCATCGGCGACGTGTTCCGAGTCATCGGCGTAGTAGGCGCACGCCTCCCACAGATTCGGATGCAGGTAAGCGAAGGACCACTGCATGAACACTGTGTTTGGAAGGGCGACGGCGGCTTTTCCGGCGAAGCCGATGCGGTGCAGGTGAGGTTCCTCGGGTGTGGAGCCAAGCCCCTGGCCCAACGGCAGAAGCTTGTGACGCCGGAACACCGGCTCCAGGTTGCTGTCCGGGTCGAACTCGACCAGAAGGCCACGGTTGAGCAGGTCATCCACAA is a window of Micromonospora polyrhachis DNA encoding:
- a CDS encoding DUF6244 family protein encodes the protein MPHTEKITGELQALMSGVERTQSLAEVTAHQAQEVALRAAGAGFASVAAGMLRVREAVAAFQSGLGGLAAAIGDATRATAAVPEGTSPQEATAGLRLVQNAIDAVRERVAGLVSQVDGVRQLVVTVLQGGQPGPLLQTLGNIKETLALIAQRSDTARQSVDTAIAEAGQLGAPGN
- a CDS encoding SitI3 family protein, whose protein sequence is MSVEYWLTLAGNIPLEDVAKLAVPDATESTTPSGERMLSADLNEECGYVVDIISGSQGYYQAENDGGTLWRWDPETYVEVSFYMRKDTLTAKGKPNMLRAVARVLAGFTEDASLTLNGDWLMLTRFDGKLHKHNMDGWYDKEYDSILPQ
- a CDS encoding Imm1 family immunity protein is translated as MSLTAVWTILTPEAENSGGEMVVRTSDDVDALIMALSQPGSTAALVQHQDRPTVYDEDLGDIPDHDVTIGIWRGFGYLSFADLEHEFMYSDGESDSPSFAGHYTEYPAGSGVNLATLRAALVEFLETAQRPTNIHWKEDS
- a CDS encoding SitI3 family protein, which encodes MAIEYQLTLAGDIPLEQIASLAAPQATEAPPLPGYPRLFSAALEDECGYAISITAGNHGYYEAKDDDGSSWEWEPEAYIDIIFRLPKDDLTRKGVPNMVATVGRILAARPEDAALTLNGDWLLLTRIQGRIHKYNKAEWYNESYNELFK
- a CDS encoding CdiA C-terminal domain-containing protein, encoding MGYLVHQNPTKQEATEARLNTGDAGDPDRTPDYLLERHVFDCYSPTPDKSTRGIWSQVSTKIQNRQTQRIALNLQDWGGDLTSLQKQFDDWPISNLKELVALTRDGSLIQIVRQD
- a CDS encoding alpha/beta hydrolase, which codes for MTITFEMLLAADGAAYSRSGVMWDQLGRSLDGHADNLAVTVRKLPDVWESGPAATAATAHCDGLRKETDSTYRPVLAIAQALAQHGDGVAALRAQAEALIIEGRRLRVLVGPDGSLTMDPDYPDVGTARALTTLAERRDEILRRAADLDARTAKLIAENTASASGAPAARVDRTSVPPKGTDPATVKKWWDSLTPAQRRYVTTEYPDLIGNLDGVPVSNRDMANRIVLDRDHDTLTARRAELEAREAHIRALLDQGRGRELYPGSTNPTGMAFAELDRIRAERAEADGTLRGIERISQRLADPTKPRAYLIGFSSADDGRAIVSVGNPDAANNVLTWVPGTGAELSKIGGDIIRTDRMAEDARKADPTRETAVLLWLGYDAPDSIPEAAQDKYADNGAPDLSRFQNGLRVTHDDEPSRNVVLGHSYGSTVIGHTVTGPGINANDLIFLGSPGVDVNSVNDLNGFPPDRVWASRAEHDMIKRIPDWDLAHGNDPTRDDFGARTFRSDPGDPDNEGKTHSAYWDEGNEARLNVSRIVTGKHDEVTR